A stretch of DNA from Methanogenium sp. S4BF:
TACGGGTCGCTTGTGGTCTACCAGTTCTCCAAACAGGAGCTCACCTATGGCCCGATGCAGATCGAGGCCCGGATTGATCAGGATACCGAGATATCACAGGACATCACCCTCTGGTCGCAGTCCGGCTCGTCCGTGCTCCGGGGTAATACCCTTGTCATACCCATAGAGGATTCCATCATCTATGTTGAACCTCTGTATCTGGAGGCAACGGAGAAAGGCACGCTCCCGCAGCTCAAAAGGGTGATCGTCGCTTATGGTGACCGGCTGACGATGCAGGACACGCTGGGGGAGGCGCTTGCCGTCATCTTCGGTGGCGAGACCGGCGATATCAGTGATACCGGAGAGGCCGGTCCCGGTGAACTGCCTCCGGTGAGCGAAAGTGATATGGCAAAGCTTGCACGCATCGCTGAACTCTATGATCTTGCCAGTAAGGCCCTTGATGACGGGGACCTTGGGCTGTACCAGAAATATTTTGATGAGATAGGAAAGGTCGCGTCATCCTGATCGGGCGGATGCAAACCGCATCTTTTCTTTCTTTCAAAATCCAACTTTTTTCAGGAGCACACGAGATGACCACTGATCACGAACGCACTGCGTTGGACGAAGCGGTCCGCACCTGCACCCGCTGCCCGCTTGCAGAAACGCGGACCCACGCCGTCCCCGGTGATGGGCCTGTCCCCACCCGTATTCTCTTCATCGGGGAGGCACCGGGCAGAAATGAAGATCTTCAGGGGATGCCCTTTGTGGGCCGGGCGGGGAGCATCCTCGACGGCCTTCTCGCAGGAATCGGCGTTGCCCGTGATGAAGTATTTATAACAAACATCGTCAAGTGCCGCCCGCCGAAAAACCGGGACCCGACGACAGAGGAGATTGAGGCCTGCCGGCCCTACCTTGAGCGCCAGCTTGGCCTGCTCTGTCCGGAGGTTATTGTCCCTCTCGGCCGGTTTGCGATGCGGTGGGTGCTCGAGTCGTATGGCATTACGCCCGGCCCTATCTCCGAGGTGCATGGTGCGGTTTTCCGTATCCGGAATGGTGGATGCGAGCAGGTTGTCATCCCCGTGTATCACCCGGCAGCCACCATATACCGGCCCGCATTCCGTGAGGTGCTGGCGGCTGACTTCGAAACGATTCGGGCGGTGCTCAAGGGTCCCCGTGTCTGTGAAACGGAGGAGCAATGAAAATTCTTGGCTTATCAGGCAGTCCGCGGGCGGGCGGGAACACCGATACCCTGCTCGGGGCATTGCTTGCAGGTGCGGCCTCAGCGGGGGCTGAAACAGATGCGGTACATCTCCGCGATTATGCCATCCATCCCTGCACAGGCTGTGAACGCTGCCGCAAAGACCTCACCTGCACCCGTTTTATGGACGGCATGCATCTCCTGTACGCGAAGATTGAGGCGGCAGACGGCCTCATCATTGGCTCACCGACCTACAACTACAATATCACCCCGGAGATGAAGGCCTTCATCGACCGTCTGTATCCCTATTATCGGTTCTCAGCAGAGCGGCCGGGCCCGTATTCGAGCCTCTTTCAGGGCCGTGACAGGAAGGCGCTGGTCTTCTCGGTCGCAGAACAGACAACACCTGAGGAGCGGGGGTTTCCATTGAGGCGATGCAGCGGCCGCTTGAGGCGCTGGGATTTACGGTGACGGATACGTTGCCGGCTGAAGGATACTTTAAGAAGGGTGCGGTTGCCGGGGACCCTGCCATGCAGGAGCAGGCACGGGAGGCAGGCAGACGGTTTGCCTGCGGGCATCTGTGATCGGGGCGATGAGTATGCTCTGCCACATTCCGGAGTGTTCGGATTATCCGGGCGGGGGAATATGGAAGCTTCAATACGTTCGGTCGGGATGAAAGGAAACCCCTTTCCTTTTTTGCAGGGAAAATATTGAGATCAGTCCTGTATCAGGGATCTGATCTCCGCAATCAGCGTTCTGAATTCAGCCTCCGTAATCTCCTCTCCGGAATACCGTTGCCGTTCGGTGGCTGTGAGTATGCTGATGGTCTGTTCGCTGTTATGCTGATCCGTATGCTCCAGCAGGTATGCCCTGCACTCAGAGTCTGAAATCTCCTTTCCGGAAAAGCGTTCTGCAGCGACCTTCATCCTGAGGACCCGCACCGCCATGCTGACGGCTTCTTTTCGGTGTCCCCGGAAAAAGAGCAATTCGGTGGCATGCAGTGCATCCGTACCATAAAAATCCTGAATGTCGGCAAACTCCTCTGTGGCATTCCCGGTCCCGGAAGGGTCCGGTCTGTACATATAATAGAAATATATCACAATGGCGTTGAGACAGGCAAATATCAGGATCAAAAGTGGCAGGACATAGAACGGAAGAATGTCGTCTTTTCGGATACTGACTGCTTTAACACTCCCGTTAACCGATTCCGCCCGGATTTCTGCTGCATAGATGCCTTTGGTGTAGAGGATTGTTATATCCGAATTATCGGATGATATGTTTATCTCTGTCCCTGAACGCACAAATCCCTCAGACTCCGTCTGTGAGATGAGAATTCCGAATGTCTCATTCTCCATAAAAACCGGCGGCAGGGCGATGAATGCAGTGGTATTTTCAAAAATTTTTTCAATGACGCCTTCATGTACCGTTCCCGAAAGGGAGACTGTCGCATCATGTTCGTCGCGGTAGAGCGATGAAAACACACCGGAGTTATTTTCTCCGGCATTGACGGCAAGGGAGAGCCGTGAAAAATTCTGGTCATACAGGGAGCCGTTGACGCCCCGGAAGACCGGATCACTTTTGATTGCTGCTGTCAGTGCATTTTTCCGCAATTCCCGTTCAATCTGTTCTTCCAGCAAGGTCCGTTTCAGTGCTTCAGCATCGGAGTATTCTTCTGATGCCTGTACCCCGTCGGGTGTCGTTCCCGATGCATAGGAGGTGGTATCCTGTGTTTCCGCTTTTATTCCGGAGGAGCTTTTCACCGGTGCCGAAGCGGTCTCTTCCGCTTCCGGTGTATCCTCATCCTGTGGTACTTCATTGCTGAAGCTGAGGCTGATTCCCGGTAAATCCGAACTATATACTGGTCCGTTTCCATATTCAAATGAGATATCGACAATATATTCGGTGCCCTCTCCGGCATTGCCTGCGGAGACATAATAGATCTCCTCCCCGGAAAAGGCCGTGATTTGCTTGCTCTGTGAAGAGGAGTATTCACCGGTCAGGGGGTCTTTCAGCCGTATCACCATCGTGCCGGGAACATCTCTGCCCATGTTGTTGGTTATCTGAACCGGAATCCGGGATTCCTCACCCGGCATAAACTGATACTGACCGGAGCCGGTCGAAAGAAACAGTGCGTCATCCTCTGCGGCAACGATGCCTGATGATGCGGCCGCAAGAAACAGGATGAAGAGGAGGAATTTCGTCCTCACGGAACTGCCTGCCTCCTTCCGAATGCTATAAGAAATGCAGCTAACAGGGCAATTGCGCCTGCAATATAGCAGATCCGGCTGACATCCGTCTCCTCTGATTCCCGGACAATCTCCTGATTAAGTCCTGCATAAATCTCTTCCAGCGTGTCCTCATTGACGGAGTGGTAGTAGTACCCGCCGGTTTCTTCTGCAATGAATTTCAGGTTCTCCTCATCAAGATTCGCATAGAGCGGATTTCCGAATGAGTCATAGTCATACAGTACCGGCTCTGCTGATCCAAGGCCGATGGTGAATACCTGAATATTTCTCGTCTTTGCAAATGACACAGCCTCTTGAGGGGTAATGTCCCCTGCATTATTCTCACCGTCCGAGAGGAGGATGACGACTTTTCGTTTGTCAGGGATGGCATCCGCCATGTCGGTTGCGAGTGCGAGTCCTTCTCCGATGGCCGTATTTCCGTCTCTCTGGTTTATTGCCATCAGTTTCCGGCCGACCTTCTCCTTGTCGGGACTCAGGTAGGCGGCGGATGATGCACCGGAATCAAATGTTACGATCCCCGCAAAGTCCTTTTCACCCAGACTGTTTATCAGAATGAGAGCAGACGTCTTTGCCACTTCCAGCCGGTTTGGTTTATAATCGGTTGCCTGCATACTTCCGGATACATCCATCGCCAGAACGACATTGACGCCTTCTTTGTCGGTTTCAAGGGGGATATGCGGGCCCGCAAGGCCGATGATGAGGACGGTCAGTGCCAGAAGAAGCAGGATGAACACCGTCTTTTTCGGGGTGAGAGAGGTTTTCCGTGTGTCAGATTTAGCTGCTGCCTGCGCCGCCTTTGCAAAGGAGAGGCGGGAAAATTCAAGAGCACGACGCTGGCTGTGTTTTTCATAATACCAATAATAATACAGCAGGACCGGAATTGCTATCAGGGCGGACAGAAACTCCGGGTGATAAAATCCGGCCATGGGTTATGCAGCCCCCCCGAAAAACGTCTGTAATTTAAAAAACACATCCCGGTAGGGGTCAGATGTATCGACCGGTAATGCCGGAATCCTGTTCTTGCGGAAAAAGCCGGTAAGCCTTTCCTCGTGCGCCTCTGCAATCCGGCGGTAGTGTTCCCTGAATATCCGGTCTGAGGTGTCAATAAGCAGCTGTTCGCCTGTTTCAGGATCGATCAGCTCGATAGGGCCCACATCCGGGATCTCCGTCTCGTGTCCGTCTGAAACCCGTATCGCCTGCACGTCATGCCGTCTTTTGAGGAGGGCAACGGCATCCTCAAAGGAGGGCGAGTCAAAATCAGAGATGATGATAATCCGGGATTTGCGTTTCAGTCTTCCCAGAAGAAACTCTGCTGCCATACCGATATCCGTCTCTGGTGAGCGAGGGGTGTGCGAGATGATGGTATTGATGACTGATGCAGCGTGGTTTTTCCCCTTTCGTGCCGGGATATATTTCTCAGCTGTTCCGGTGAATAGCAGGACTCCTGCTGCGTCCCCGTCTTTCAGTACCGAATAGATGATGGTGGCCGCAACCTCGAGAATCTTAACATCCTTGGACACATCCGCCCCGAAAGATGATGATGCCGAGCGGTCTATCACGAGATAGACAGTCCGCTCCTGCTCTTCATGATATACTCTCACATGGGGTTTTCCGGTTCGTGCGGTGATATTCCAGTCCATTGACCGGATGTCGTCCCCGTAGACATACTCCCGGATATCCGCAAGGTCAATTCCCTGGCTTCTGGAGAGCGATGTGTGCATCCCGGTCTGGTTCCTCTGTGCATATGCGCGGGTAACGATGCGTATCTGCCTGACGCTCTTCAGGCATTCCTCGGCTGAATATCCTGATAATGCCGAGACTCTCTCTTTCTTTGCGTTCTTCACGGGATCTTCACCCGTGAGAGGATTTCACCGATGATGTCTTCGGTGTGGATACCGTCTGCTTCCGCCTCGTAATTGAGGAGTATCCTGTGTCTGAGCACCGGATATGCCATCTCCCTGATGTCGTCGGGGGTGACATATGTCCTCTTCTCACGAAGCGTCTTTGCCTTTGCACAGACTATCAGGCTGATGGATGCCCGTGGAGATGCACCGAATGCGATGTACTCTTTGAGGTCAATGCCGTATTTCTCCGGGTGCCGCGTTGCATCAACCATTTCAGCGGCGTACCGTTCCACCAGGGTGCTGCAGTGAATTGAGCGGGTATATGACTGGATCTCCAGAATATCCTGTTTATCAAGGGTCTGTTGGGCAGACGGACAATTCTGTCCGGTGAACTGCTGGATTATTCGAATCTCCTCGTCTATCGAGGGGTAATCCATCAGGATTTTCAGCATAAACCGGTCCGTCTGTGCTTCGGGCAGGGGATAGGTGCCTTCCGACTCGATGGGGTTTTGTGTTGCGAGAACAAAGAAGGGCAAAGACAGGGGGTGGCTGTCGCCCTGAATAGTGACCTGTTTCTCCTGCATCGCTTCCAGCAGCGCGGACTGCACTTTAGGTGGTGCACGGTTTATTTCATCTGCCAGCACGATGTTTGAAAAGACCGGCCCTTTTACGGTCTCAAAGGATGAATTTTCGAACCGGTATATCTTCGTCCCGGTGATGTCTGCCGGAAGGAGGTCGGGGGTAAACTGAAGCCGGGTATATGAGCATCCGGTGCAGTCGGAGAGGGTTTTTACAAGGAGGGTCTTTGCAATGCCGGGCACGCCTTCAAGAAGCACATGCCCTCCTGCTGCGAAGGCAATGATTAACTGTTGAATTGCATCTTCCTGTCCGATGACAACCCTTTTGATTTCTGATTCCAGAAGGGCCAGTTTGTCTGAATATGCCTGAAGGTCAGCATCCTGACCGGGATCAGAAATGAGGGGGGGGTGGATATTCTCAATAATATCCGGTGCCTGAATGGTTCTTTCGTATTCATCGGGCATGATACTCAAAGATCTAATATGGTGTTAAACACTTATGAATTTGTCAGGTCTCCGGAATCGTGTGTGAATGTCAGGTGGTCTCGATGTTAATTTTGTAAAATTAACTTATTTTGGATATTTGTCGAAAATGTGAAGAGATTTATACATTGGCTGAAAGAACATTAGAACACTGATCCAGAAATTTTCAAAAATGAAGATTAATTATTTTTGATTACTCTGGCTGGTTGCTATGGACAGATGCACTTAAAAATCAGGTTTTAAAATCAGGCTTTCCCGTGTTTCAATCGGTATCGATGAAACCTGTGATTTTCATGGTTTTCATTGCCGGTATGCCTCTGTCTGATAGTACTATCCGACCATAACTACTGCTCATTTACCCTTAGATAATGCACTAACCGGAGAGGATGAAAATGAAAATATATCTTGCAATGGACGACACGGACAGCCTGAACTCGCGCGGCACAGGGAAACTGGCACGGGCTACAGGGGCAGAGATCGCAAAGGAATTCCACGTTGACGGCATCTCCCGCCACCAGCTCTTTGTGCATGAGGATATCCCCTTCACCTCGCACAACAGCTGTGCGGTGATTCACATCGAGGCACGGGAGCGGGATGACAAGGAGTGGATCTTTGAGACTGCAAAGGAGTGCATGCTCAATGATTTTATTGACGGGAGTGATCCCGGCATTGCCGTTGCCTGCGCAGATGAGATTTTGCCTCCCCTGATTGCGTACGGCAGGGATGCACAGAAGATCGTTTTGAACCAGGAAAAGGCCCGGACACTCGCAGCCAATCTCGGAATCCGGCTCGAAGGTCTGGGCGGCACAGAAGACGGCGTGATTGGCACGATGGCCGGTCTTGGTCTTGCCAAAGGCGGCAATGACGGCAGATACCTGATGTGCGGCAAAATCAGGGATATGTCGGGCCCTGCTGATGTTGAGACGCTCCTTGAGGGGGGTATTGATGCGGTCTATACCGTGGACGGGCATATCGTCCGGGATGGCAGAATTATCATCAAAGAAGGGAAATCCGCGAAGCCCTGTCCGGTTGACGGCAGAAAGATTCTGTTTGTTGAGAAAATTGACGGGCAGTTCCATGCTGTGAAACGAGGATGACGGCCCCTGATATCTTCAAAAAACGGATTGCCATTGCATTTGCCGTTCTGGTAATTTTTGCCGGGGGCATGCTGGCACTGCAGATTGCCGGTGAGGAATGGATTAAGGGTATCAGTCCCGATACCATCACACCTCTTATTGATACCGGAATGAAGGAGACCTTTTATCGGGACGACTTCAATTATGGTCCGCAGCAGTGGAGGCCATTTAAAGAACCGCTGAATATTTCGAACACGGCGTATGGCGATACCGAATGGTATCTGATGTTTGTGAAAGCGAATGCAACCCCGTACGGGGGCAATCCCGCTCTGCACCGGAGAGGGAATGTGCAGGTAAATTATTCGTTTACGAATCTTGCCGGGACTGCTGCGTTTCATGTTATAGGGTTTGATGCAACGGCGAAGTGCCGGACCAACGGACAGGACGGCTATGGCGCCTCTTCGTATTTTGTTACCGGAACCGCTGCGGCAGGCGCCGTCTCCCCTTCCTCTGCACCGATGACATCATGGAATAATGTGGCCGTTCTGCCGCCGGGCGAGTATGACACCGATGAGGGGCCTGAACCGTATTATTACTTCATCCATTTTGATCCCCTCTCCGGGGGGGTCGGCGCTGTGCATATCACGGACAGTCCGGACTTGCTGAAAGGCGGGGTCATTGAAACCGATGCGCAGTCGGGACAGTTTTACATCACCCATACGGGGGGCAGTCTGCTTGATGATGTGCTGCTCGTCGTCTGTGTGAATGAAGTGCAGCCGGAAGACTTCAGGCTTGATATTGAGACGTCGTTTGTGAGGAGAGAGTAGAAATGATGCATCCTGAAAAGTATTTTTCCCTGAATGAGATCGCCCTGATGTCCATCTGCGGTGCACTGATCTTTGTCATGAAAGTGGTATTCAAGGTTCCCGTGCATATTCCCGGGCATAGCGGCATTTTCTGGGTCATTCCGATGATTGTCGGCATCGCAATTGTGCGAAAGCCTGGCACCGGGACATATATCGGGCTTATATCCGGGCTTTTGGGCTCGTTTTTCGGTCTGGGCGCTCTTCATGTCTTTGATATTTTCAGTTATCTGACGATTGGCATTGTAGCGGATATCTGTGGTGTTCTCTTTGCATACCGCTTTGATTCTCTTGCGGTGGGAGTCATCACCGGTGCCGCTGCAAATGTCGTGAAGATGGTGGTCCATTACGGGGTGCAGATTTTACTGGGGGTTCCGCAGTATTTTATCATCCTCGGCATTGGCGTCAGCTCAATCACCTACCTGATCTTCGGCGGTCTGGGGGGACTGATTTCGGTGTATATTGTCCGGAGGCTGACCCGCGCCGGTGTCATCGGTGAGAAGAATGGGTGAACCGCTCCTCAGAGTGGAATCCCTTTCATATTCATATCCCTCTTTTGGTTCCGGGAAGAAACCACCGACACTTTCCGGTATCAGCCTTGCGATTCATAAGGGGGAACGCGTGGTGATCTGCGGCCCGAGCGGGTCGGGGAAGTCCACCCTGATTCAGACCTTAATCGGATTAATTCCTCATTCACGCAGCGGAAGGATGGAAGGGAGGGTCATAGTTGACGGACTGGATACGTCCGGAACATCAGTGCCGCATCTCTCAAAAACCGTCGGGTTTGTCTTTCAGGATCCCGACCACCAGATGGTAACCGGCGACGTT
This window harbors:
- a CDS encoding uracil-DNA glycosylase — encoded protein: MTTDHERTALDEAVRTCTRCPLAETRTHAVPGDGPVPTRILFIGEAPGRNEDLQGMPFVGRAGSILDGLLAGIGVARDEVFITNIVKCRPPKNRDPTTEEIEACRPYLERQLGLLCPEVIVPLGRFAMRWVLESYGITPGPISEVHGAVFRIRNGGCEQVVIPVYHPAATIYRPAFREVLAADFETIRAVLKGPRVCETEEQ
- a CDS encoding flavodoxin family protein — encoded protein: MKILGLSGSPRAGGNTDTLLGALLAGAASAGAETDAVHLRDYAIHPCTGCERCRKDLTCTRFMDGMHLLYAKIEAADGLIIGSPTYNYNITPEMKAFIDRLYPYYRFSAERPGPYSSLFQGRDRKALVFSVAEQTTPEERGFPLRRCSGRLRRWDLR
- a CDS encoding VWA domain-containing protein gives rise to the protein MAGFYHPEFLSALIAIPVLLYYYWYYEKHSQRRALEFSRLSFAKAAQAAAKSDTRKTSLTPKKTVFILLLLALTVLIIGLAGPHIPLETDKEGVNVVLAMDVSGSMQATDYKPNRLEVAKTSALILINSLGEKDFAGIVTFDSGASSAAYLSPDKEKVGRKLMAINQRDGNTAIGEGLALATDMADAIPDKRKVVILLSDGENNAGDITPQEAVSFAKTRNIQVFTIGLGSAEPVLYDYDSFGNPLYANLDEENLKFIAEETGGYYYHSVNEDTLEEIYAGLNQEIVRESEETDVSRICYIAGAIALLAAFLIAFGRRQAVP
- a CDS encoding DUF58 domain-containing protein, which codes for MKNAKKERVSALSGYSAEECLKSVRQIRIVTRAYAQRNQTGMHTSLSRSQGIDLADIREYVYGDDIRSMDWNITARTGKPHVRVYHEEQERTVYLVIDRSASSSFGADVSKDVKILEVAATIIYSVLKDGDAAGVLLFTGTAEKYIPARKGKNHAASVINTIISHTPRSPETDIGMAAEFLLGRLKRKSRIIIISDFDSPSFEDAVALLKRRHDVQAIRVSDGHETEIPDVGPIELIDPETGEQLLIDTSDRIFREHYRRIAEAHEERLTGFFRKNRIPALPVDTSDPYRDVFFKLQTFFGGAA
- a CDS encoding MoxR family ATPase; its protein translation is MPDEYERTIQAPDIIENIHPPLISDPGQDADLQAYSDKLALLESEIKRVVIGQEDAIQQLIIAFAAGGHVLLEGVPGIAKTLLVKTLSDCTGCSYTRLQFTPDLLPADITGTKIYRFENSSFETVKGPVFSNIVLADEINRAPPKVQSALLEAMQEKQVTIQGDSHPLSLPFFVLATQNPIESEGTYPLPEAQTDRFMLKILMDYPSIDEEIRIIQQFTGQNCPSAQQTLDKQDILEIQSYTRSIHCSTLVERYAAEMVDATRHPEKYGIDLKEYIAFGASPRASISLIVCAKAKTLREKRTYVTPDDIREMAYPVLRHRILLNYEAEADGIHTEDIIGEILSRVKIP
- a CDS encoding ABC transporter substrate-binding protein, translated to MKIYLAMDDTDSLNSRGTGKLARATGAEIAKEFHVDGISRHQLFVHEDIPFTSHNSCAVIHIEARERDDKEWIFETAKECMLNDFIDGSDPGIAVACADEILPPLIAYGRDAQKIVLNQEKARTLAANLGIRLEGLGGTEDGVIGTMAGLGLAKGGNDGRYLMCGKIRDMSGPADVETLLEGGIDAVYTVDGHIVRDGRIIIKEGKSAKPCPVDGRKILFVEKIDGQFHAVKRG
- a CDS encoding ECF transporter S component, coding for MMHPEKYFSLNEIALMSICGALIFVMKVVFKVPVHIPGHSGIFWVIPMIVGIAIVRKPGTGTYIGLISGLLGSFFGLGALHVFDIFSYLTIGIVADICGVLFAYRFDSLAVGVITGAAANVVKMVVHYGVQILLGVPQYFIILGIGVSSITYLIFGGLGGLISVYIVRRLTRAGVIGEKNG